In Trichocoleus sp., the DNA window CGCTGAAGCTATTCCCCCAATGAGTACCTTACGGTGCGGTGTTGTCCACCTGCTTGAGAAGCGATTTTCGTTACATGCTGGGTTGCGCGTTGGAGGAATTGGGCATATCGATCGCTGCTGACTTCACAAACCCAAAGTAGAAGGCGATCGCAGCAACAATGGCATTCAGCCAAATATTGTTGCCCAGCAGTGGCGTAATCCCAAACAAGGTATTTGTGAAAGGAATCAGCCCCAAAATTGCGCCTGCTGCATAAACAATGGCAAAGATACGATTAAACACAATTGACCCGCTCAAGCTTGTAAAAGCAGCAATTCCCCAAACACCAACGAGCAGACCGATCGCATTGTGAAAGTAGTTTGTTGGGAATGCTCCAAATAAGTAGCCGAAGCCTGTCGCAGGAATAAAGTCTTCTGGGGGAGCCACAAAACCGGGCACAAAGCCAGCTAAACCCAGGAAAAAGAAAAGAAGACCCAGGCTCAAAGCACTATAGCGAATTGCAGAATTTGCAGGTGTAGATGTTTGCATGACAGTAGTTTGAATTGTGAGAACTTGTGTTGGAAATTAGACAAATCGTTTTGCAGCACGATAAACCTTCGTCACTGCTGCATTTAGGTTTCTAGTGAATCAGGTGGAGTACATCCCGAAGCACGCTATAACCAGCTATATCCCAAAGCAAATAAGCCACAAATCCAAGCATTGCCAAACGACCGTTCCATAGCTCCTGCTGGGGGTTCCAGCCAAAGATCCAGGCATTCCGATCGGCACCATTATAAGCTGGAGCAACTGTAGGGACTTGATTGGTGTTGATGGTTGAAGATTTCATGGTAAATAGTTCTCAATGACGCTGTTTGAATTTCATGGTATCGAGCTAATTCGCCGAAATTGTCTGTCGTTAGGATTGGCTTCTCGCTATATCTAAAGGTTGGATTCGTCACGCTCAATTATTCGTTCAGCTATTAATAAATAGCGCTGTATCACAAAGAACAATTTGCGGAAACATCTCTATCTCAATTCAGATTTCTGATTGAGCAATCCCAGAGCTTTGAACATTCATCCTTCTGACCGAAGTTTGTAGAGAAATCATCAGAGAAATAGTGCTTACTGAAATCTGAAATGCCTGAAACTTTGAGAATGAAACATCGATTTTCCAGAGGATTCTTCAGAGGATGTCCCAAAGGGTATGCGATCGCCCTCACCCTCAAACTTTGGGAGGTTCTGAAGTTAAAGTTTCCTGGAATTGGAGGATTTAGCAAGTGAATGCAAAGTCTTTAGTCCTTCTCAGCCGTTCTTTGAGAAACGACACTATAGTTCAGACAAGTTTTAGACAAAACTTCTAAGACAAATGGAGAGTAGGAGATTCGAACTCCTGACCTTTGCGGTGCGATCGCAACGCGCTACCAACTGCGCTAACTCCCCGCTGCATCGCTATTTTAGCAAAAGGTTTCCTCTATGCAATCGATTTTCCCTGATCCTGCTTTTGCACCTCATCTCTCACCCAAGCCAAAATCTCCTCATTCACCCGATCGGCTGCTTCATCATAGGGACAATGACCTGCTTGCGGAATTTCTACCAGTTGCAGATTGGGATGTAAGTTGGGTAACTGTCGTCCCCAGGTTAATGGAATCACTCGATCGCTCTCGCCCCACAGCACCAAGATCGGCAGAGCTACTTGATTGAGCAAATCTTGTGTGTTGAGGCAGAAATCGCGGCGGGTACGGGCATAGGAAAGCCGAGAGAAAGTTCGGGCTGCTCCTCGATCGCGTCCTGCGACTAAAAAGCTTTCGATCAGTTCTTCAGAAACTCTGTCGTGATTGACATAAGCCATTTTGAGGATCGATCGGATCACCCTGGGGCGACGAATCAGCGAAAAGAGGGGACGGATCAGCAGCGGTGTACTAAACCAGCCTTCAATTCTGCCGACAATCGGCTGTGCCCAGGCAGGCAAGACTTCTTGGCGAGAAGCAGGGAGCGTCATCAGAATTAGCTTATTCACCATCTCTGGATAGCCTGCGGCTGCGGTCAGCGCGACGAGTGCCCCCAAAGAATGACCAACCAAGGCGATCGGGCGACGAATAAAAGTGCGCCAGAAATCATAAACCTGATCCACCCAAAAGCCGACATTATAAGGAGCGGCTGCCTTTTCGGATGCGCCAAAGCCAACCAGATCTAGGGCATAAACCGTATGAAACTGGCTGAGCGGCAGCAAATTTTCCTGCCATTGCGTTAGCGCTGCGCCAAACCCATGTAAAAAGAGAATGGGTGGAGCTTCTGTCGCTTCTGGGTGAGTCGATCGAATGTAGGTGTAGCGCACCTGCCAGCCTCGCCAGACCCAATCACGCTGTATTCCAGTTCGGGGGATTTGTAGAGAAGGGTGAGCATCCATCGCAGAGTCAAAAGACATGAGAGTATAGTTTGATCGTAGTAGGACGATCGCATCCTTTACAGCCAAACTACCTGACGTGATGTATAACCCAACCGCTGAAACCACTTATTTCTTGTGGAATTGCTTGCGGGGTAAGCATCTTACCTGCTCTGACCTGGATAACCATTCCAGGTACCTTTGATTCAAGGTGCTTTAGGGGCATACTGAACCGTACAGACGTAACAGGCGTAACGTCAATCGATCGTCAGGATGCATCACCGAGGTCTAAAGATGAGCCTCTGCATAAACCCCCGCTGTCTCCAGCCCGACCATCCCGGCAATGATAGTAGCCAGTTTTGCCAGTCTTGTGGCTCCGAGTTAGTCCTACAAGGACGCTATCGAGTCATGCGGCTACTCAGCGACAAAAGTGGCTTTGGTCTTGTCTATGAGGCATTTGAGCGCAGCAATCCCAAAATTCTCAAAGTCTTAAAGGGAATCTATAACACAAACGAAAAAGCGATCGAACTATTTCAGCAGGAGGCTGCCGTTCTCAGCCAGTTGCACCATCCGGGCATTCCGGCGATCGAGCCAGACGGCTACTTTCAGTTTCAGCCGCGCAACCAGACAGAAGTGCTGCACTGCATTGTCATGGAAAAAATTGATGGTCCTAACCTCCGCGAGTGGATGCGGCAGCAGGGAAACCATCCGATCGGCGAAAAGCAGGCAATTCAATGGTTGCGGCAACTGGCAGAAATTCTGCACCTGGTTCACCAAAAAAACTATTTCCACCGCGATATCAAGCCCGAAAATATTATGCTGCGATCGACGGGACAGGTTGTTCTCGTTGATTTTGGTGCAGCCCGTGAGATGACTTATACCTATTTGGCGCAGTTGGGCAAAACGGGAGGCATCACGCGCATTAGCTCCGCAGGCTATACCCCCCCTGAACAGGAAAAAGGACAGGCAGTGCCGCAGTCTGATTTTTATGCGCTCGGCTATACCTTTATTTATTTGCTGACCGGGAAACAGCCTACTGAGAGCAGTATGTATGACTCGCTCAACAACGAATTCCACTGGCGACAGTTTGCCCCCCACTTGTCGTCTCACTTTGCCGACTTTATTGATCAGCTCACCGCAGCGAGAGCCAGCGATCGACCCAAAGATACTCAGGCAGTTCTCATGGCGCTTGCCGAAGTTGAGCAGACTAGACCTGAGCCGCCATCACCAAGTATGCTCACGGTTCTCCAGCAGACCATATTCAGTGCTTTCCTGCCCGAACCGCTCAACAACCGTCCAAAAAAACGCCTGTTGTGGGGTGGAGCCGCGATCGTTACTCTGGCGCTAGGGGGATATGGCATCTGGCACTTCACTCACTCAGCCCAGCCAGATAAAGCGGTTGTAACAGAACCCATTCAGGTGAAGCAAACCCTTAAGGGACATCAGGGATTTATCAACACCGTACTGATTGCCCATAATGGCAACCGCTTGATTAGTGGCGGAACCGATAACACGATCAAAATTTGGGATATTGCCACAGGGCAAATGCTCAAAAATCTATCAGGTCACACGAGTTTCATTAATGCGCTGGATATCACCTCGGATGATAGAACTCTCGTTAGTGCTGGGGCTGATTCAACGGTTCGGATTTGGGATCTGGTGGCTGGGAGGCAACGGCAGGTTCTACAGGGTCACAAGAGCTATATCAATGCGCTGATTATCAGCCCTGATGGTCAACTTCTGGCGAGTGGTGGAGCCGATCAAGTCATCCATATTTGGGAACTCTCAACCGGAAAACTTCGCTCAACGCTGGTCGGGCATCATAGCTATGTCAATGCGCTGACCTTCACCCCCGACGGACAACGGTTGATTAGTGCCAGTGCCGATCGCACGCTTAAAGTTTGGGATGTCGGAACTGGGAAGGAAATCTTTACGCTTCAGGGTCACGAAGGCTTTGTGAATGCAGTTGTGGTGACGCCCGACGGACAAAACGTCATCAGCGGCAGTGCCGACAAAACCATTCGTATCTGGAACCTGGCAACTGGACAACCCGTTCGCATTTTGGCTCGATACACCAGCTTCATTAATGCACTGCTCCTCAAATCCAACGGGCAAACCCTGATCAGCGGTAATGGAGACGGTACAGTGGTCGTCTGGGATCTAGCCTCTGGAGCAATGGAAACAAAGCGGACTTATGGCGGCGAAATCAAACGGATGGCGATTAGCCCAGATGGACAAACGATCGCCTGCGGCAACGGCAGTGCTGAAATCAAAATCTGGAAACTTCCCTGAGTTCTCCAATTCCAGCTCTCCAGCCCTAAGCCCTGATCTCAGTTGCTTCGTTGTCTCATCTGCGGTTTCTCATCGCTCCCTGTCCCGGTGTCTTCCTCCGGTTACTTTGTCAAGCCATGCTCCAATGCATAGCGCACCAGTTCTGTGCGACTGTTGGTTCCAGTTTTGCTAAACAAGCGACTCACATACTTTTCGACATTTCGAACACTCGTTTCCAGCCGCCGCGCAATTTCTTTATTCATCAGTCCTTCTGCCACCAGTTCTAAGACGCTTTGTTCGCGTGGCGTAAAGTCATGCTTGATTGGTGCCGGAGTCTGTGAAATGCTGCCTTTTTGAGTGAGCATGGCGCGAATTTCAGCAATTTGTTTTGCCATGTCTGCAATGTTTGGCGTTTCTCCGTCTGCTGCTCCTTTGGTGACAGTAGCCCGACGAGCCAGCAGGTTTGTGACGATCGCCACCAGTTCATCTGGGTCAAACGGCTTAGACAAATAAGCATCGCAGCCTGCGTTATATCCCTGAATCCGATCGGTGGTCATCCCTCGTGCGGTCAAAAACACAACGGGCAAACTTTCATAGCGTGGGTCTTCTCGCATCTGCTGCAAAAATTGGTAGCCATCTACCTGAGGCATCATGATGTCAGATATGACGAGTTCAGGAGAGTATTGCTGCAATAGTTCCCAACCCTCCCGCGCATTACTGGCAACATGCACCGTAAAGCCTTCTTCTTCTAAATAGGCTTGTACTGCTTGCCGTAATCCCGGTTCATCATCTACTAACAATAACTGCCCTGCCATCGTTCCCTTCTTGTTTACTTGATTTGCTGAATTTCTTCCACCCCCAATCTACCGAATTTCTTGGCTTGCAGAGTCTATCCAAAGCAATGCGATCGATCCCTGCTATTCAGCGCCATCCTGAAGCTCCAATAAAGACAAGTAATAGAAGACAAGTTCAATCAGATTACCGGAGCAACGAGCAGCCCTCGCTTAAAGAGATGCTTAAAGCATCGGTAAACTCACCTGCCGTTTTAGCCGAGACGAAGGGAAGCTTGATAGACTAGAAACTGGACGCATCGGAATCTTGACAAATTCTGATGAATCTTCTAGAGTCCCGAAACGCTGTCTCTGTTTAGATTGAGTTCATGGTCATAGCCGATCGCCTGATACCACTGGTTACTCCTGTGATTGGTGGGCTACTGCCTGCCCTACCGCTTGATAGTCTTCTGTCCACTCAAGGCATCATGGTGATGCTGCTGATCGCCTATGCTGGCGCAATGTGGATGTTTCTGACCAGCGCACCCAAGGTCTACACCGTGATGGTGACAGATCTAGAACTAGCAAGACAGTTTTATGAAGGGATGTTGGGCTTGCCGGTTGCTGATGTGCCGCTGCACTACTATTACAACTATGAGCAGACGTTAGGCACTGCCGGAATTGACCCGCTCTATGGCTCAACTGCCAGCCTTGGTCGCCCGGTAGCACAAAGCTATCAACAGTCTGAAGGGCTGTGGTATCAACTTCGGAAGAATACGCAGCTACACATTATTTCTGGTGCCAGTCTCGGGCATCGCAACCGCCAGCGGCATGTCTGCTTCGATCATGATTGCCTGGAACAGCTCTTGCTGCGCGTTCAGTCTTATGGCGTGAAGTATAAAATTCGCCGAGACAAACCGCTAAATTTCTTGGTCAAGGATCTGGATGGTCGCGTGATTGAAATGGCCGAGGTCGATAATTAGCCCTGGCGATCGAGTTTTTGTTGAGTAATGCTGCACTGCGCTTGGATATCCAAGCCTTTTTTGTTTCAAAGGGCAAAAAGTAAGCAAAATCCCTCTTAAGAACTTGCAATTCCTGACGCTGTGATTTAGTGTCTAGTATGTTCGCAAATCCTGTCCATCGTCTTAAATCCCTGAAAGGAGTTTTATAACGCTGTTAGGTTTTTTCTAGATTGGACATCCTCTCACCTCTCAAATAAGTTGTTTCGGTTCAAGGGATCACTATGGAGCCTGAAGTAAAGCAAGATACCGGATCTCCTGATTTCAGTGCAGAGAATGTGAACGTCACTATCAGCACTGATGAGTCAGGGACGCTAACAAAATTCTCATCTGACCCGTCCAATGATCAGTGGCGGCAGATTGGGGAAAAAGTTTCAGAATTTTTGTCTGATTTGCCAGACTACCTGACAGATTTCTTTGGCGAGTACAAGCGCCCGATCGTCACGGTTGGTCTAATCTTCACTGCAATTATTGCAGTCAAGCTGCTGCTGGCAATTCTTGATGCCATTAATGACATTCCCCTGCTTTCACCGCTGCTTGAGCTGGTTGGCATGGGTTACTCAGCTTGGTTTGTTTATCGCTATCTGTGGAAAGCATCTAGCCGTCAAGAGCTGTCTGCTGATTTCAACCGCCTGAAAGAGCAAGTTTTGGGTAAGTTCGAATAAACGGCAGCGATTAATCAAAATCAAAAAATAAGGCGAGGGGTTTAGGCTCCTCGCTCGTTTTATTATTTTTATGTGCCTATTTCTATCTCCGTTCAGCAGGGAATCGCGATTTAGCAGCGTTACCAAAACGCTATCAAACTGGAATCTAATCAAATAATCAGGCTGTTTCAGCGGCTGCAAAGCGGCAAACTGGCTCAGCTTCAGGAACGGGTTCAGCTTCAGGAAAGTGCTTATCTAAAACAGCGGGAATTTGTTCTGGCGAGATTTTGCAATAGCGCGTCTTATCGGGCATCACCATATTTGGACCCTCCTTACAGCGTTTCATGCAGCCCGTCGGTTTGACGGTCACCTGATTTAACCCCCGATCGTCTAATTCTGTTTCCAGCGCACCCATAACGGCTGCCGTGCCCCGCTTGCATTTTTGGCAGACGAGGATGCAGGGTTTCTTCTCTGAAATGGTTGGAATGAGAGGCTTATTCGGCGCAAAAGAAACGCTTGCTTGTGGCTTGTCTGTAGCGATCGATCGCATCTCCCCATTGCCTAATGGCGTCACCTGATAGGCTTTCCGTTTAACAGTTCCCTTGTCTGGATCAAGCTTTTGAAATCCTGCTACTTCGACCCAGACTCCTGGTACTAGACTGCGATACAGGAAAGAACGTTGCTCCTTGGGGACTTTGATTTGTTGCTCACCCGCCTCAGTTGCCAATCGCAGGTATTTCAATTTGTAGCCGTCACCGAAGGCAAATCCAAGGAACTGTCCTTCTATCCGAAAGTCTTCAGTCTTTTTGGTTAAATATTTGCTCATGATGGATGGGATGCGATGGACAAGAATTAGTAGTTAGGAGAGCTTGGCAGATTCCAGCAACGATCGAGCTGATGAACGAGCGATCGACGAGAGGCGGTTAGCTGCTGTACAACGCTTTGAACTTGCACAATTGCCGTGGGCGTATTCACCTCAACAATCAATCCGCCATCACTGGAACAACTGCAGGAAATCTCCAGTTCTTGAAGTCGTTGTAATGCTTGCCAGCGGGTACTGCGATCGATGATGATGGCTTGGCGAGTGAGCGGTTCAGAGGATTCCATGAGAGAGAATTCAGTTTGTAAACGAAGATTAAAATTGCAAATGATTCTTGCTTAGCAGAGGCTTGAAAAGTTCTGGTTGTCGGTTTTTAATTAAACTAACCGTGAATTGACGCTAGGGCATAAAGCTTTGCTTAAGAGGCTTTGCCTGGTGGATTTAATCTAAAGATGCCCAAAATCATCTTAAGTCTCCGCTCTTATTGAGAATCCTAGTCAATAACTTCTGTATATTACTGTACGCTAGGCTGCAGCTTTTTGCAAACAATTCCCATTAAGCAGATCGAAAGCGATCGTGATAAAGCGGCTAAGTTGCTCCGATCGAATGACCGATCGAGTCGCATTGTTCGCTGATCCCTGTCCCTTTCTTGGCTCCTTATCCCACTACATCTTGTCTGCACTGCTGATCCAGAAAAATCAGCAAATCTTCGATCGTCACGATCTGGCATTCGTCAAAAACTTCGCTGATATCTACTGCAAAAACCTGGCAGAAGTCATGACAAAGCGTAATTTGCCAATCAAACCAGCAAACTTGTGTCCAGTGCAAATCTGCTTCTAACCGATCGCTTAAGCCTACCCGCCCAATGTCTAATCCTGAATATTGCGGCAAGTGTTCGTAGAGAAAAGCCGCGATCGAATAGGTAATTCCGAGAGGTTTACAGCAAACCTCAAACCACTCTGCCTCAGTAAGCAACGGACGCTGATTCAGCATTCGATTGACCCGCCGACGCATACAAAGGTCAGGACTCATCACGTTGTAAGTTCTGAGGCTGGCAATCCAATTTCTAAACTTGTGCCACATAATCACTAGAGCGTCGCTGCACTTAGGGCAAGCTTTTTCTCCAGTATTCCCATTCCCTAGTGAATCTCTCGGAAGGGATCAGGTTTTTTGAACAAGCGATGAAGAGGAGGCTATCGGAGGAAAATGAGAGATGAAAACAGTTTGAGTTGTTACCCATCCCTCATCACCCCACTCCTTATTGCCGGCTACCCACAGACCAGCTCCAGCGTGGGCACAAAATCTGGATAGGAAATTGCCGCAGCTTCCGCTCTTTGAATCACAGTGCTGCCTTGGGCGGTGAGAGCAGCAACTGCCAGGCTCATCGCAATCCGGTGGTCGGTGTAGCTATCCACTTCGGCTCCTTGAAGCGGAGTTTTGCCAGTAATCTCCATGCCGTCTGGAAATTCAGTGATATTGGCTCCCATTTGGGTCAGTTGGGCTGCCATGACCGCCAGACGATCGCTCTCTTTAACGCGCAGTTCAGCGGCATCTTTGATCAAGGTGGTTCCTTCAGCGCAGGTAGCGGCAACTGCCAGGATTGGAATCTCGTCGATTAAGCGGGGGATAATCTCTCCAGCGATCGTGCAGCCTTTGAGCGCACTATGGCGGACTCGTACATCAGCAACGGGTTCTCCAGCGACTTCACGCTGGTTCAGTAGTGTAATATCGGCTTCCATCGCTTGAAGCACTTCCAGGACGCCTGTGCGAGTTGGGTTGATGCCCACATTTTCGATCGTTAAATCAGAGCCAGGAACGATTGCGGCTGCAACCATCCAGAAAGCGGCTGAGCTAATGTCTCCAGGAACAATCACGCTTTGTCCGCGCAGTTTGGCTTGTCCGGTGACAGTGACGCTACAGGTTTCGGGATCAACGGAAATCTCTGCACCGAAGGCACGCAGCATTCGTTCGCCATGATCGCGGGAGAGGGCGGGTTCAGTGACGGTAGTTTGCCCTTCTGCCAGCAGCCCTGCCAGCAAAATGCAAGACTTGACCTGTGCTGAGGCGATCGGAGAATGGTAATGAATTGGCTTGAGGATCTGTCCCTGAATTGCCAGAGGTGCAAGTCCGCCTGCTCGATGCCAGATTTGCGCTCCCATCTGCTGTAGCGGTTTGATGACGCGAGACATCGGGCGTGACCGCAGCGAAGCATCTCCTGTGACAGTAAAAAAGCGATCGGGTTGGGATGCTAGCAGACCGAGCATCAGTCGAATCGTTGTACCGGAGTTGCCTGCATCGAGGACATTAACAGGTTCTTGCAGGCTGCCTAAGCCAATCCCCTGAACTGTGACATGCTTGGTGTTCAGTTCAGAAATCGTTGCGCCCATCGCTCGAAAACAGCTTGCCGTACTGCGCGGATCTTCGCCCAGAAGCAAACCCTCGATTTGGGTTTCGCCTTCAGCAATTGCCCCTAACATCAGAGCACGATGCGAGATTGATTTATCACCTGGGACACGAATCTTACCCCGTAGTGATAAGCCAGCGATCGGTGGATGAATCGTCAAAGAATGATGATTTTCAGTACGATTGAGGATGATTGTGTCTTTAGGCATTGCGATAGACTGACGTAAGATTGCTAGCCACCCTACCGAGCTTCAGTAGGTGAACCACGATAGGTATTTTTTTGCACTTGTGTGCATTTTCCTCACCATGCTAACCCAACATCAGAAGCCCGTCAGTCTCTCGCTCATGTCTTATGATCTGCCGCTCTGGTCGATCGTAGAGACGAGCGCCACACTTTATCAAAAAGATCAGGAGCGGTTTCATTTACTGATGACAGAACCGCTTGTCCAGGACTTTCGACCTGATGGGGAAGCAGAGGAACTGCCCTCAAGTCCGCCGACGCCTCGGTTAATCTGGGTGGAAATGTCACCTTATCGCGTGATCATGACAATGCAGGGAAATGGTCAATTTAGCTACCGCCATTTTTGGGAGCAAGGCATTTATGGTGTGAGCCGCTATTGGCTACAAACCAGCAACTCCTCTGGGAATCAGCAAATTCGCTTGCGAAACTTTACTCGCAGTTTAACGCTGGAAAAGGGCTTGTTGCCGCAGCACCTCCGCATTGAATATGAGCTATGGACAAGTCAGCTCCAGATTGGGCAATATGTTCTGAATCTGGAAATCGTTCCTTAGTGCAGTGGACTAGTGCGTTGGGCTGAGAGGAACGATCGGCAGCAGGCGATAAACGGGTAGCGTGAAGTGAAAACAGCTCCCCTGATCAGACTCTGAATCGACCCAAATTTGCCCATAGTGTGCCTGAACCACGCGCCGACAAAGCGCAAGACCAATGCCATAGCCATCTTTTGCGGCGTCTCGCTGGAGTCGAAACTGATCTTCAAAGATATGCTGCTGATTTTCAGGCGGAATGCCAGGCCCGTTATCGCAGATGCTCACCTGCACTTTTTGCGTGGTGCGATGCAGAATGGCAATGCTGATGGTTCCTCGCTCTGGGGTGTACTTAATTGCATTATCAAGCAGGTTGACGATCACCTGTTTTACCCGTTCGTGATCGGCATAGACCATGGGTAGATCAGAGGGGATGTCGGTTGAGAGGCACTGGGCTTTGGCAGTGATCCGAGCCTGCAAATGATCGATCGCTTCCAGGCAAAGGGTTCCTAAATCTGTCTCTTGGGGCTGAATCCGCAGTTCGGCGTTGCGTTCGCGGGCGGCTTGCAAAATATCGGTGATCATCCGATCGAGTGCTTTAGTCTGGGTGCGAGCATGGCGAACCAGTTGAGCAATCAGTTCTGGCTTGAGGCGCGACCCTCCCGACTCTTTCAGAGAACTCCCAATCTCCAGCGTTTCCAGGGCAAGTGAGACAGCCGTCAGCGGATTTCTCAGATCATGTGCCAGCATCGCAATTAGCTGGTCTTTAAATTGAAGCTGTGCCTGAAGCTCCTCTTTTTCGCGCTGTAACCGGAAGATTTCATCCGACAGACGTAAAACTTCAGAAGACTGAGCAATCGATCGAATCTCGCTGTTGCCGTTGGGTTCGGGCTTACTGTCGGATTGCGCCGCAAGGTCTGCTAGATAGTCCTCAACCGATCGCTGCCAACGTGACCACCAGTCCTTCAACTGAGCGACAAGATTCGTCCCAGCTAAAGTTTGACGCGGCTCAGGATGGATTTTGATTAAAGATGGAGTAGCGACGAGCTTGAAGTATTCTGCTAAATGAGGCTGCTCACTCACATCAACGATTTGGAGTTCGTAGGGATATTCTGAGGGCAGGTCTTTCAGGCAGACTCGTACCTGGCGAATTCGCTCACTTGAACCAGGACGCTTATCGACAAACAGCAAAAGCTGAAGCGGAGCCTCTGAACGAATCGGCTGTTGTGGCAATGCCTCCATGAGATGCTACCAAGCGGTTAGGGCGACAGAATATGGATTAATACATTTAGCATAGACAGTACAGACAAGGTAGATACAAGATGCACTCATACTGCAACCAAGAGAACCGAATTGATCCAGAATTACCCTCTCTTCCATTCTTGCAGATTCGCTCCCTTCTCTAGAGAATTAGTTGGGATTTCGGTTAGGGTACATGGGCAGAGTCATATCCTGAGCGCAAATGATTGCAATGGATATCAACCTGCGTGTTGCAAGTGAGCACTTATACGCCAGAGCTACAGTTTTTCTTTCCTGAAGTCCTACCGATGCAGGTATCAGGATGTGATAACCAATTACCGAGAGTGCCCAATCGATCGGTAAAAGTAGAATAAGCTGTGTAAAGCTAGGCAAGTGAAGCGATCGCCCCAAAGGAATATCTGGCATGAAAATTCTGGTACTGGCATGGGAGTTTCCACCACGGATTGTAGGGGGGATTTCTCGCCATGTGGCAGAACTGTATCCAGAAATGGTCAAATTGGGGCATGAGGTTCACCTGATGACGGTCGAGTTTGGGCAGGCTCCCCGCTATGAAATAGTCGATGGCATTTGCGTTCATCGCGTTCCGGTCAGCGAAAGCTATGACTTTTTTCACTGGGTTGCCAACATGAACAAGAGTATGGGGCAGCATGGCGGTAAGCTTTTGCAAGAAGACGGACCGTTTGATCTGATCCATGCCCATGATTGGCTG includes these proteins:
- the aroA gene encoding 3-phosphoshikimate 1-carboxyvinyltransferase; this translates as MPKDTIILNRTENHHSLTIHPPIAGLSLRGKIRVPGDKSISHRALMLGAIAEGETQIEGLLLGEDPRSTASCFRAMGATISELNTKHVTVQGIGLGSLQEPVNVLDAGNSGTTIRLMLGLLASQPDRFFTVTGDASLRSRPMSRVIKPLQQMGAQIWHRAGGLAPLAIQGQILKPIHYHSPIASAQVKSCILLAGLLAEGQTTVTEPALSRDHGERMLRAFGAEISVDPETCSVTVTGQAKLRGQSVIVPGDISSAAFWMVAAAIVPGSDLTIENVGINPTRTGVLEVLQAMEADITLLNQREVAGEPVADVRVRHSALKGCTIAGEIIPRLIDEIPILAVAATCAEGTTLIKDAAELRVKESDRLAVMAAQLTQMGANITEFPDGMEITGKTPLQGAEVDSYTDHRIAMSLAVAALTAQGSTVIQRAEAAAISYPDFVPTLELVCG
- a CDS encoding histidine kinase, which codes for MEALPQQPIRSEAPLQLLLFVDKRPGSSERIRQVRVCLKDLPSEYPYELQIVDVSEQPHLAEYFKLVATPSLIKIHPEPRQTLAGTNLVAQLKDWWSRWQRSVEDYLADLAAQSDSKPEPNGNSEIRSIAQSSEVLRLSDEIFRLQREKEELQAQLQFKDQLIAMLAHDLRNPLTAVSLALETLEIGSSLKESGGSRLKPELIAQLVRHARTQTKALDRMITDILQAARERNAELRIQPQETDLGTLCLEAIDHLQARITAKAQCLSTDIPSDLPMVYADHERVKQVIVNLLDNAIKYTPERGTISIAILHRTTQKVQVSICDNGPGIPPENQQHIFEDQFRLQRDAAKDGYGIGLALCRRVVQAHYGQIWVDSESDQGSCFHFTLPVYRLLPIVPLSPTH